The Chloroherpetonaceae bacterium genome window below encodes:
- a CDS encoding DUF1015 domain-containing protein, which produces MPEIAAFQGIIYNSEFISNFESVLCPPYDVIPPAMQESLYATSPYNAIRLELPKEENKYDAAAERLKTWLSEGILKNSTKESIYPYHQTFTTKDGVQYTRKGFIARCKLYEFEKGVVLPHEKTLSGPKKDRLQLFIKTGANISPIFGLYADQEKLGDKAIEKFTQTQAPFIDAMDYQNTRNKVWELSDPEIISTVKQVIHTKQMYIADGHHRYETAINYRNLRQSENPGHTGNEAYNFIMMYMTNIFDEGLVIFPTHRLIHSLESFSENIFIDSLKKHFEVRVLPDKASMKTFLKSSAPHAFGIVMKNGLYGIKLVSSPLSAIEETMAKELKMLDVVVLHQLIVGKILGISQEAQAAQTNLNYSKDFDEVYEKVSSNLCQIGIVMNPTSIQEVEAVSQVGEVMPQKSTFFFPKVLTGVVIHSIQ; this is translated from the coding sequence ATGCCAGAAATTGCTGCATTTCAAGGAATCATTTATAACTCCGAATTCATTTCAAATTTTGAAAGTGTCCTTTGCCCACCTTATGATGTAATTCCTCCGGCAATGCAGGAGTCGCTTTATGCTACATCTCCTTATAACGCCATTCGTCTTGAGTTACCAAAAGAAGAAAATAAATATGATGCAGCTGCTGAAAGACTGAAAACTTGGCTAAGCGAAGGTATTTTAAAGAACTCCACTAAGGAATCGATTTACCCTTATCATCAAACTTTTACTACTAAAGATGGTGTGCAATACACGCGCAAGGGGTTTATAGCACGCTGCAAACTTTATGAGTTTGAAAAGGGTGTTGTGCTTCCACATGAAAAAACATTATCGGGTCCAAAGAAAGATCGATTGCAGCTTTTTATTAAAACGGGTGCAAATATCAGCCCAATCTTCGGGCTGTATGCTGATCAAGAAAAGTTGGGCGACAAAGCTATTGAGAAATTTACCCAAACTCAGGCGCCATTTATAGACGCAATGGATTACCAAAACACCAGAAATAAAGTATGGGAACTTAGCGACCCTGAGATTATTTCCACCGTTAAACAGGTCATCCATACCAAACAAATGTACATTGCTGACGGGCATCATCGTTATGAAACAGCAATTAACTATAGAAATCTTCGTCAAAGTGAAAACCCGGGTCATACCGGCAATGAAGCATACAATTTCATAATGATGTATATGACAAATATTTTTGATGAAGGTCTTGTTATTTTCCCAACACATCGGCTTATTCACAGTCTTGAAAGCTTCAGCGAAAACATCTTTATCGATTCCCTAAAAAAGCACTTCGAGGTTAGAGTTCTCCCAGATAAGGCTTCGATGAAAACTTTTCTCAAATCTTCTGCCCCTCATGCGTTTGGAATTGTAATGAAAAATGGACTTTATGGAATTAAACTTGTGAGTTCTCCTTTAAGTGCCATTGAAGAGACTATGGCGAAAGAATTAAAGATGCTTGATGTTGTGGTACTCCATCAATTAATTGTCGGGAAAATTTTAGGGATTTCGCAGGAAGCTCAAGCAGCACAAACCAATCTCAATTATTCTAAAGATTTTGATGAGGTTTATGAAAAGGTTTCTTCAAACCTCTGTCAAATAGGAATTGTGATGAATCCAACTAGTATTCAAGAGGTTGAGGCGGTCTCACAAGTGGGCGAGGTTATGCCGCAAAAATCAACCTTCTTTTTTCCAAAAGTTTTAACTGGAGTTGTGATACATTCAATTCAGTAA
- a CDS encoding response regulator, whose protein sequence is MPESNINILLVDDEPLVLQSLSATFRRQYNIFTATNGKDAIEVVRQNQIHVVLSDQRMPGMLGHEVLRIIKTISPSTIRILLTGYSDLDAIMSSVNSGEVFRFLTKPWKVDQLRETVAAAVEIAQKVGQIYPNKSDVMKATVETADISDADEIDQMPAITSGQKENLLIVEFNKEQLNAMIKVFEKKYNVLPALSVDEAFNHLSNNDIYVMLSDLNLNTDDGMDFLYAVKQEYPNIVIILLTQVRDALLAIKSINEFQVYRYHVKPCSVEDLDKTIQSAMARARSYRAQPLRNIHYVAKEVAPTIVEKNAPEKGNWWREKLRTARKIFGS, encoded by the coding sequence ATGCCGGAATCAAATATCAATATCCTTCTTGTTGATGACGAGCCTTTAGTGTTACAATCACTTTCGGCCACTTTTCGCAGACAGTATAATATTTTTACCGCAACGAATGGTAAAGACGCCATAGAGGTTGTTCGTCAAAATCAAATACATGTTGTTTTGAGCGACCAACGGATGCCGGGGATGCTTGGTCACGAAGTCTTGAGGATTATCAAAACCATTAGTCCAAGTACCATACGTATCCTATTGACGGGCTATTCAGATTTGGATGCAATTATGAGTTCTGTCAATTCGGGTGAAGTGTTTCGCTTTTTGACAAAGCCGTGGAAGGTAGATCAATTGCGCGAGACCGTGGCGGCTGCCGTTGAAATCGCGCAAAAAGTTGGTCAGATTTATCCCAATAAGAGTGATGTGATGAAAGCCACGGTTGAAACTGCAGACATCTCTGATGCTGATGAAATAGACCAAATGCCTGCCATTACGAGTGGTCAAAAAGAAAATTTATTAATTGTTGAGTTCAACAAAGAGCAGTTGAATGCAATGATAAAAGTATTCGAGAAGAAGTATAATGTGCTCCCGGCACTCTCTGTTGATGAAGCATTCAACCATCTTTCCAACAATGATATTTATGTAATGCTTTCGGATTTAAATTTGAATACAGACGATGGTATGGATTTTCTCTATGCTGTTAAGCAAGAGTATCCCAACATTGTGATTATTCTTCTTACACAAGTACGCGATGCTCTTTTAGCCATTAAGTCGATTAATGAGTTTCAAGTGTACCGATATCATGTCAAGCCTTGCTCTGTTGAAGATCTTGATAAAACGATACAGTCTGCAATGGCAAGAGCGCGTTCGTACCGTGCGCAGCCACTCCGAAATATTCATTATGTTGCAAAGGAAGTGGCGCCAACAATCGTTGAAAAAAATGCACCGGAAAAAGGTAATTGGTGGAGAGAAAAATTAAGAACAGCACGGAAAATTTTCGGTTCTTAA
- the smpB gene encoding SsrA-binding protein SmpB, translated as MAKKKEEEYSKSISNRKARFEYEILDTFQTGLILKGTEVKSIRKGKASLEDSFALLKNGEVYLENMNISPYELGNIHNHDPRRSRKLLMHKSEIEKLRYDVSDSGLTLIPLRLYFNDRGKAKIELALAKGKKLHDKRDSIRKRDAERELRRGGE; from the coding sequence ATGGCGAAAAAGAAGGAAGAAGAATACAGCAAAAGTATTTCAAATCGTAAAGCGAGATTTGAGTATGAAATTCTTGATACCTTTCAAACCGGCTTGATTTTGAAAGGCACTGAGGTCAAATCGATTCGAAAAGGAAAAGCTTCGTTAGAAGATAGTTTCGCTTTGCTTAAAAATGGCGAGGTCTATTTAGAAAACATGAATATCTCACCGTATGAACTTGGAAATATTCATAATCACGATCCACGCAGAAGTCGAAAGCTTTTAATGCACAAATCAGAAATTGAAAAACTTCGTTACGATGTTTCTGATAGCGGCCTTACGCTCATCCCACTTCGTCTTTATTTTAATGATCGTGGAAAAGCAAAAATAGAATTAGCATTAGCCAAAGGGAAAAAGCTACACGATAAACGCGATTCCATTCGTAAGCGAGATGCAGAACGCGAACTGCGGCGTGGTGGAGAATGA
- a CDS encoding TIGR01777 family oxidoreductase gives MKIVITGINGLIGEFLAKKLNSEGHSISALGRNPDQLLQKFPFLKKTGHLPRMNSESLDLILQDCDAVIHLAGAPVGVRWNDETKKEIYDSRILTTQAIAQSLQRLSRLGQKKFVFICASAVGYYGNSPHGHEASIFTEKDLPGHDFLSKVCVDWEKFALEVSNEHVRVVTIRTGIVLSTKSGALSKMIPPFQLFSGGPIGSGLQWVPWIHLEDEIKVIQYALESSSLEGPVNSVAPKPVLMNEFAKTLGKVLKRPSLISVPNAVLQVLFGEAAEVISEGQRVSPEKLIKNGFLFQFPELEGAISDIIKKNI, from the coding sequence ATGAAAATTGTAATAACAGGTATTAATGGGCTTATCGGTGAATTTCTTGCAAAGAAATTAAACAGCGAGGGGCATTCGATTTCAGCCTTAGGTCGAAATCCCGACCAACTGCTCCAAAAATTTCCTTTTCTTAAAAAAACAGGGCATCTTCCCCGAATGAATAGTGAATCGCTTGATTTGATTTTACAAGACTGTGATGCGGTTATTCATCTCGCAGGGGCTCCTGTAGGAGTTCGATGGAATGATGAAACCAAAAAGGAAATTTACGATTCAAGAATTTTAACCACACAAGCCATAGCTCAGTCGCTTCAGCGGCTCAGCCGTTTAGGACAAAAGAAATTTGTTTTTATCTGTGCTTCAGCCGTTGGCTATTATGGTAATTCTCCGCACGGTCATGAAGCATCGATTTTTACCGAAAAGGATTTACCGGGACATGATTTTTTATCCAAAGTCTGTGTTGATTGGGAAAAATTTGCTTTAGAGGTCTCGAATGAACATGTTCGTGTGGTTACGATTCGAACTGGAATCGTGCTTTCTACAAAAAGCGGGGCACTCTCGAAAATGATTCCCCCTTTTCAGCTTTTTTCAGGCGGCCCAATTGGTTCAGGGCTACAGTGGGTTCCTTGGATTCATTTGGAAGATGAAATAAAAGTTATTCAATATGCTCTCGAAAGTTCTTCATTAGAGGGCCCGGTGAATTCAGTTGCACCAAAACCTGTATTAATGAACGAATTTGCAAAAACACTTGGAAAAGTATTGAAGAGACCTTCACTGATTTCTGTACCTAATGCGGTGTTGCAGGTTCTTTTTGGAGAAGCGGCCGAAGTAATTTCTGAAGGCCAACGGGTTTCACCGGAAAAACTCATCAAAAACGGGTTTTTATTTCAATTTCCTGAATTAGAGGGAGCCATTTCGGATATTATCAAAAAAAACATCTGA
- a CDS encoding DUF971 domain-containing protein, translating to MLLLSKVKRTESNSLRFDWNDGQSSEIELKKMRDECPCASCKGETVLFESAPPKLPIFVPGMYDLKKIEIIGNYSLQPTWGDGHQTGLYSFDYLKKLSSPVVN from the coding sequence ATGCTTTTACTTTCAAAGGTTAAACGAACCGAATCAAATTCGCTGCGCTTCGATTGGAATGATGGGCAAAGCTCAGAAATTGAATTAAAAAAAATGCGTGATGAATGTCCGTGTGCGAGTTGCAAAGGAGAAACCGTTCTTTTTGAATCCGCGCCGCCCAAGCTCCCTATCTTTGTTCCCGGAATGTACGATTTAAAGAAAATCGAAATTATTGGTAACTACTCTTTACAGCCAACGTGGGGAGATGGGCATCAAACGGGTTTATATTCTTTCGACTATCTTAAGAAACTTTCTTCACCTGTTGTTAACTGA
- a CDS encoding segregation/condensation protein A, whose protein sequence is MYRIQLTEFEGPLDLLLFFIKRDEIDIYDIPITHILKNFMEYLDAMRELDLEIASDFIYMASVLMSIKAKMLLPQPDGHGKELDEFDPRNELVQKLLEYRRFKEMALALQRFEEDRRLIFPRLTFETVEARVIDEDALQRPTLFDLIQAYRRAIEKMPKKTVHEIKRIPVTIEQQTEFILKALEEKVQLSFIETVSQFADRIEIVVTFLAILEMAKSHLITLITQDDYNDFWISKAA, encoded by the coding sequence ATGTATCGAATACAACTCACCGAATTTGAAGGTCCGTTAGATCTTTTGCTCTTTTTTATCAAGCGTGATGAAATTGATATTTATGATATTCCAATTACCCACATACTCAAAAACTTTATGGAATATTTGGATGCAATGCGAGAGCTTGATCTTGAAATCGCCTCGGATTTCATTTATATGGCCTCCGTTTTAATGAGCATTAAGGCAAAGATGTTACTTCCACAGCCAGACGGTCACGGAAAAGAACTTGATGAATTTGACCCTCGCAATGAGCTTGTACAGAAGCTTCTTGAGTATCGACGATTTAAAGAAATGGCTCTTGCCCTTCAACGGTTTGAAGAAGATCGCCGATTAATTTTCCCCCGATTAACTTTCGAGACTGTTGAGGCCAGAGTGATTGATGAAGATGCGCTTCAACGCCCGACCCTTTTTGATTTGATTCAGGCCTATCGAAGAGCCATTGAAAAAATGCCTAAGAAAACGGTTCACGAAATCAAACGAATCCCTGTAACGATTGAACAGCAAACTGAATTTATTTTGAAAGCACTCGAAGAAAAGGTTCAACTATCTTTTATCGAAACGGTATCTCAATTTGCCGATCGAATTGAAATTGTTGTGACCTTTCTTGCCATTTTAGAAATGGCGAAGAGCCACCTCATCACTTTGATTACACAAGACGATTACAACGACTTTTGGATTTCAAAAGCCGCCTAA
- a CDS encoding ABC transporter substrate-binding protein, translated as MNPILITDSNSRDMNFLVFPHLFEETFDTTVGITIYKPFVAQQWAFSDSNRVMTVQLRGDLKWTDGAPVTSSDWKFSYELYGDPIIGTTRQNFCDDFLRKPDGSIDFEKSIETPDNQTLVIRFSKSMPAHVAYKYTNLAFIPYHIWKNVNRKDIRTDERNFKNEKIVSCGPYRVSKWVKNQELTLIADDNFPITGKPKIEKFLMRVIPEYTTRITLLKTGGADMVQSLTPEDAIRIKNDSLTHVYERGYVFYDIVNWMNIDIEDYHRNKEIALKSSEKKPLKINPHPLFGSKNVRKALTYAIDRQSIVDGHLQGYGKLAVSDVVLECKWAQNPSLSPYPYDPEQAKKLLAADGWKPGSDGILTKNGRPFSFTLFINNGNQRRNYAATVIQQNLRSIGIECNVQSVESNILQEQIRNRKLDAFVFGFAVVPPDIDPAETRKSDFENTPYNQNCFQNSRVDELIELGRRELNVLNTAKYWKEYAKIIYDEQPETILYWWTNLTGISKRVKNASPSSVSSLDRFYEWEIE; from the coding sequence ATGAATCCAATCCTCATTACGGATAGCAACAGCAGAGATATGAATTTCCTTGTATTTCCTCATTTGTTTGAAGAAACTTTTGATACCACTGTTGGGATAACTATTTACAAGCCATTCGTGGCTCAACAATGGGCGTTTTCAGATAGCAATCGTGTAATGACCGTTCAATTACGCGGCGACCTGAAATGGACCGATGGCGCACCTGTAACTTCAAGTGACTGGAAATTCAGTTATGAACTTTATGGAGATCCGATTATTGGCACAACGAGACAAAATTTCTGCGACGACTTTCTTCGTAAGCCGGACGGAAGTATTGATTTTGAAAAATCTATTGAAACGCCAGATAATCAAACACTTGTTATCCGTTTCTCTAAGTCGATGCCGGCACATGTTGCATATAAATACACCAATCTTGCCTTTATCCCATATCATATTTGGAAGAATGTCAACCGCAAAGATATTCGGACTGATGAACGAAATTTTAAGAATGAAAAAATTGTCAGTTGTGGCCCTTACCGTGTTTCGAAGTGGGTAAAAAATCAGGAACTCACTCTTATTGCGGATGACAATTTTCCTATCACAGGAAAACCAAAGATTGAAAAATTTTTGATGCGTGTTATTCCTGAATACACCACTCGCATCACACTTCTTAAAACGGGAGGTGCGGATATGGTTCAAAGTCTCACACCAGAAGATGCAATTCGGATTAAAAATGATTCCCTAACTCATGTTTATGAGCGCGGTTATGTTTTTTATGACATTGTGAATTGGATGAATATTGATATTGAAGACTATCATCGCAATAAAGAAATCGCTCTTAAATCCTCAGAAAAGAAACCTTTAAAGATCAATCCTCATCCGCTCTTTGGATCAAAAAACGTTCGAAAAGCACTTACTTATGCGATTGACCGCCAATCCATTGTGGATGGACATTTACAGGGCTATGGTAAGTTGGCGGTTTCAGATGTGGTGCTTGAGTGCAAATGGGCTCAAAACCCTTCCCTTTCACCTTACCCCTACGACCCTGAACAGGCAAAAAAACTGCTCGCTGCCGATGGTTGGAAACCGGGTTCCGATGGTATTTTAACAAAGAATGGACGACCATTTTCATTTACACTATTTATAAACAATGGAAATCAACGGCGTAATTATGCAGCGACTGTGATTCAACAAAATTTGCGTTCAATTGGGATTGAATGTAATGTCCAATCAGTTGAATCGAATATTCTTCAGGAGCAAATACGGAATCGAAAACTTGATGCATTCGTTTTTGGATTTGCCGTTGTTCCACCTGACATTGACCCGGCGGAAACACGCAAATCTGATTTTGAGAATACACCGTACAATCAAAATTGCTTTCAGAATTCTCGCGTTGATGAGTTGATAGAATTAGGAAGAAGAGAGCTTAATGTGCTTAATACCGCAAAATATTGGAAAGAATACGCTAAGATTATTTATGACGAGCAACCTGAAACGATTCTTTATTGGTGGACCAATTTAACGGGAATATCAAAGCGGGTGAAAAACGCGAGCCCATCATCTGTTTCGTCACTTGATCGATTTTATGAATGGGAAATCGAATAA
- a CDS encoding ATP-binding protein: protein MAQQKDEKQTTIRYTELIIYGSIFLVLVASVFVVNLILSQDSKRDAEQIFCATKQQEFWQKSLTYVSNTQTGFVLLNGMIEQANIDPDLYPMISPRIDTIRLTDEQIAAALKKSKGKPIETYQLIIAPIDTALIPQIISKREAIYADFTKYREALEMYGKTVAAMQYGGILDIDGASIEVTPVTDPRAKATVDTSFAHWDEKKENLMKIFKTFEQTKKIDQVALEAAVDYSIVNDDIVLSSTRDFIVTLGQLASERSKRLQIFQLAALISSLLVFAFMAIRLTISLRRQSKIISESQDQLVQSEKMASLGQMVAGLAHEMNTPLGFVRSNVEIISANEIDLLEAVEAAGEMTAAIEKQDFETLSKVAPSAIQKVTSVQKIGIVDENKSLLTSTLEGLDRIQELISNLKNFSRLDQANQQRANINNCLDSTLVIANHILKRHMTVTKNYANVPDILCSAAQLNQVFLNIITNAAHACEEKGQGSLLIKTSTQGNDLIVQISDNGKGIPQEVISKIFDPFFTTKPVGKGTGLGLSISKKIIEVGHKGRIEVKSRVGHGTDFFIYLPIKKAGDEKVEQVFSNESVLN, encoded by the coding sequence ATGGCACAACAGAAGGATGAAAAACAAACAACGATACGATACACGGAACTGATTATTTATGGCTCAATTTTCCTTGTCCTTGTAGCCTCAGTCTTTGTTGTTAATTTGATTCTCTCACAAGACAGTAAGCGAGATGCTGAACAAATCTTTTGTGCAACGAAGCAACAGGAATTTTGGCAAAAGTCTTTGACTTATGTTAGCAACACGCAAACCGGGTTTGTTCTTCTTAACGGGATGATTGAACAAGCCAATATCGACCCGGATTTGTACCCAATGATTTCCCCTAGAATTGATACCATACGGCTTACAGATGAACAAATTGCCGCGGCACTTAAGAAAAGCAAAGGTAAGCCTATCGAAACCTATCAATTAATCATTGCACCGATCGATACTGCTTTAATCCCACAAATTATTTCAAAGCGTGAAGCAATTTATGCCGACTTTACCAAGTATCGAGAAGCTCTTGAAATGTACGGAAAAACGGTTGCCGCAATGCAATATGGCGGAATTCTCGATATTGACGGTGCTTCGATTGAAGTAACACCTGTTACTGACCCTCGTGCAAAAGCGACCGTTGATACCTCATTTGCGCATTGGGACGAGAAAAAAGAGAATTTGATGAAAATTTTCAAGACATTTGAGCAAACAAAAAAAATTGATCAAGTAGCGCTTGAAGCTGCGGTCGATTATTCTATTGTGAATGATGATATCGTGCTTTCATCCACTCGAGATTTTATCGTTACACTGGGTCAACTTGCAAGTGAACGAAGCAAAAGGCTTCAAATATTCCAATTGGCTGCGCTTATTTCCAGTTTGCTCGTTTTTGCGTTTATGGCGATTCGTTTGACGATTTCACTGAGACGCCAATCGAAAATTATCAGTGAATCTCAAGACCAACTCGTTCAATCTGAAAAAATGGCTTCGCTCGGACAAATGGTTGCTGGTTTGGCTCATGAAATGAATACACCTTTAGGCTTTGTTCGTAGCAATGTTGAAATTATCAGTGCAAATGAAATTGATTTGCTTGAAGCGGTTGAAGCAGCCGGTGAGATGACAGCAGCCATTGAAAAGCAGGATTTTGAAACGTTATCAAAAGTGGCTCCAAGCGCAATTCAAAAGGTGACATCGGTTCAAAAAATTGGTATTGTAGATGAAAATAAATCTCTTTTAACCAGTACCCTTGAAGGTCTTGATCGGATTCAAGAACTCATCTCAAATTTGAAGAATTTTTCGCGTTTAGACCAAGCCAATCAGCAACGAGCTAATATTAATAATTGCTTGGATTCAACATTAGTTATCGCCAATCACATTCTTAAACGGCATATGACCGTTACAAAGAATTATGCGAATGTGCCGGATATTCTTTGCTCAGCGGCTCAGTTAAACCAAGTTTTTTTGAATATCATTACCAATGCCGCTCACGCCTGCGAGGAAAAGGGGCAAGGTTCTTTACTTATCAAAACGAGTACACAAGGAAATGATTTGATTGTTCAAATTTCTGATAATGGAAAAGGAATTCCGCAGGAAGTAATTTCAAAGATTTTTGATCCTTTCTTTACGACAAAACCTGTAGGAAAAGGAACGGGTTTAGGTCTTTCAATTTCCAAAAAAATTATCGAAGTCGGTCACAAAGGCCGTATCGAAGTCAAGAGTCGCGTTGGACACGGAACCGACTTTTTCATTTATTTGCCAATCAAGAAAGCTGGGGATGAAAAAGTGGAACAAGTCTTCTCGAATGAGTCGGTTTTGAATTAA
- the rpsA gene encoding 30S ribosomal protein S1: MQLVDTPQEKTKKKKIAKIFADYLPDEIQMLEAMYSGTLNELNAGEIVRGRIVSISEKDVTIDIGAKSEGVVALMEFREPDKLKVGDDVEVYLESLEDKMGQLNLSKKTADMMRIWDKIRESLEKTTILNGKITSRVKGGMTVSLGGVEAFLPGSQIDVKPVRDFDALVGQSMDFRVVKINPLTNNIVVSHKVILEAEYESRRQEMLSNIKVGMVLEGTVKNITDFGIFVDLGGLDGLVHITDITWGRIQHPSEAVKLDEPIKVVVIGYDGDKQRVSLGMKQLTPHPWQDIEGKYQIGTRVKGKVVSITDYGVFIEIEKGIEGLVHISEMSWTQHIKHPSQFVAMGQEVECIILNIDKENTKLSLSMKQTESDPWQKLAEKYALDTIHKGVVRNLTDFGVFVELETGVDGLVHISDLSWTRKIRHPGEMVKKGDELDVKVLKVDVKARRIALGHKQVTEDPWNNFESVYATGTETKAKVSSIIEKGVLVELPLGVDGFVPASHLLKGGVADLKTSFKSGDELPLKVIEFDKENRRIILSALEYFKGKSKEEIDAYLAAHPNEKQKIQEAVTALDTPLPTPDLASVDMMKS; the protein is encoded by the coding sequence ATGCAACTTGTAGATACTCCGCAGGAGAAGACTAAGAAAAAGAAGATAGCAAAGATTTTTGCCGACTATTTGCCGGATGAAATTCAGATGCTTGAAGCAATGTATTCAGGTACTTTGAACGAATTAAACGCTGGTGAAATCGTTAGAGGGCGAATTGTCAGTATTTCGGAAAAAGATGTAACCATCGATATCGGCGCTAAGTCGGAAGGTGTTGTTGCGTTGATGGAATTCCGTGAGCCTGATAAATTAAAAGTCGGCGATGATGTTGAGGTATATCTTGAGAGCCTCGAAGACAAAATGGGTCAGTTGAATCTTTCCAAAAAAACCGCTGATATGATGCGTATTTGGGACAAGATTCGTGAATCTCTCGAAAAAACCACCATTTTGAACGGAAAGATTACAAGCCGTGTGAAAGGTGGAATGACCGTCTCTCTTGGTGGGGTTGAAGCATTTTTACCCGGATCTCAAATTGATGTTAAGCCAGTTCGCGATTTCGATGCATTAGTCGGTCAATCAATGGATTTCCGTGTTGTTAAGATTAATCCTTTGACCAACAATATCGTTGTGAGTCATAAAGTTATTCTTGAAGCTGAATATGAATCTCGCCGTCAAGAAATGCTTTCCAATATCAAAGTTGGAATGGTGCTTGAAGGAACCGTGAAGAATATTACTGACTTCGGAATTTTTGTTGATCTCGGTGGTTTAGATGGTTTGGTACATATCACTGACATCACTTGGGGCAGAATCCAACACCCCTCAGAAGCGGTTAAACTTGATGAGCCGATTAAAGTTGTGGTTATTGGTTATGATGGAGATAAACAGCGTGTTTCATTGGGTATGAAACAGCTTACGCCTCATCCGTGGCAAGACATTGAAGGTAAATATCAAATTGGTACCCGCGTTAAAGGTAAAGTGGTATCCATTACCGATTATGGAGTTTTTATTGAAATTGAAAAAGGAATTGAAGGTCTTGTTCATATCTCCGAAATGTCTTGGACACAGCATATCAAGCATCCCAGTCAATTTGTTGCTATGGGCCAAGAAGTTGAGTGTATTATTCTCAACATTGATAAGGAAAACACCAAGCTTTCACTTTCAATGAAGCAAACGGAATCCGACCCTTGGCAAAAACTGGCTGAAAAGTATGCTCTTGATACCATTCATAAGGGAGTTGTTCGAAATCTCACCGATTTTGGTGTATTTGTAGAGCTTGAAACCGGTGTTGATGGGTTGGTTCATATTTCCGATCTCTCTTGGACTCGCAAGATTCGACATCCCGGCGAAATGGTAAAGAAGGGTGACGAATTGGATGTTAAAGTTTTGAAAGTTGATGTAAAGGCAAGAAGAATTGCTTTGGGTCATAAACAAGTGACTGAAGACCCGTGGAATAACTTTGAATCAGTTTATGCCACCGGTACAGAAACGAAAGCAAAAGTTTCTTCGATTATCGAAAAAGGTGTACTTGTTGAGTTGCCGCTTGGTGTTGATGGGTTTGTTCCTGCTTCACATTTACTTAAAGGCGGGGTTGCAGATTTGAAAACCTCCTTTAAATCGGGTGATGAACTACCGCTGAAAGTGATTGAGTTTGATAAGGAAAACCGTCGTATCATTCTATCTGCACTTGAATACTTTAAAGGAAAGAGTAAGGAAGAAATTGATGCCTACTTAGCGGCTCATCCGAATGAAAAGCAGAAAATTCAAGAAGCGGTTACCGCCTTAGATACACCACTTCCGACTCCGGATTTGGCGTCTGTTGATATGATGAAAAGTTAA